A DNA window from Helianthus annuus cultivar XRQ/B chromosome 15, HanXRQr2.0-SUNRISE, whole genome shotgun sequence contains the following coding sequences:
- the LOC110929623 gene encoding probably inactive leucine-rich repeat receptor-like protein kinase At3g28040, protein MMGVLRLCIFAFMSLASFAVNADESLTLNDDILGLIVFKASVSDPSSQLSSWNQDDDTPCSWKFITCNLVTRRVTRISLEGINLSGKIGRGLEKLQSLKVLSLANNNFTGFINPELSLLTNLEQLNLSQNSFSGRIPGSLMNPGSIKFLDLSRNLLSGPVPEELFRNCLLLRSLSLSGNNLEGPIPSSLSNCKTLNHLNLSNNRFSGNPVFESGIWTLIRIRTLDLSHNWLSGAIPNGVFALHDLKQLALNGNQFSATLPSDIGLCPHLKTLDLSNNLFIETVPESFHALSSLSFLNLANNKLTGEFPQWIGSLTSLEYLDFSGNGLTGILPESIGGLTSLTYLSLSDNSLSGTIPLSLDLSTKLSVISLSGNKFNGSIPDGLFDLGFEQIDFSRNELTGSIPPGSSKLFESLQSLDLSENHLTGDIPAEIGLNSKLRYLNLSWNNFQTRMPPEFGYFQNLTVLDLRNGAFQGSIPKELCDSGSLGILQLDGNSFTGSIPDEIGNCSSLYLLSISHNNLSGTIPRSMSQLKKLKILKLEYNQLSGEIPPELGELENLLAVNVSYNRLQGTLPSGGIFQSLEPSSLVGNLGICSPLLKGPCKLNVPKPIVVNPLPHENQNGRHSGDDESDVPSNSMQRHHFLSVSAVIAILAAVMISIGVLVISLLNISARRRLTFVDNALESCSSSSRSGASLSMGKLVWFDSKTNPNISCMENPESFLRKENEIGSGVFGTVYKASIGNGDRNVVTIKNLVVSNMIQYPEDFDREVRVLGKLRHPNLVSLKGYYWTPKLQLLVTDYVPNGSLQSKLHERSPSSPPLSWLNRFKILQGTAKGLAHLHHSFCPPIVHYNIKPNNILLGENLNPKISDFGLTRVLSKLDKHVMSNRFQSALGYVAPEMACQSLRVNEKCDVYGFGVLILEIVTGKRPIEYGEDNVLILNEQVKVMLEEGNVLECVDESMGEYPEEEVLPVLKLALVCTSQIPSSRPSMAEVVQILQVIKTPVPCRMESY, encoded by the exons ATGATGGGTGTTCTTCGTCTTTGTATCTTTGCATTCATGTCTCTTGCTTCTTTCGCCGTTAATGCAGATGAATCTTTAACCCTGAATGATGATATTCTGGGCCTGATAGTCTTCAAAGCATCTGTTTCTGACCCTTCATCACAACTATCCTCATGGAATCAAGATGATGACACCCCATGTTCGTGGAAGTTCATAACATGCAATCTGGTAACCCGCAGGGTCACCAGAATCTCACTCGAAGGGATAAATCTTTCTGGGAAGATCGGTAGAGGGCTCGAGAAGTTGCAAAGTCTCAAGGTACTATCACTAGCCAATAACAACTTCACAGGATTCATCAACCCTGAGCTATCACTTCTTACCAATCTTGAACAGCTTAATCTTAGTCAAAATAGCTTTTCTGGTCGAATTCCGGGTTCTTTAATGAACCCGGGATCCATTAAATTTCTTGATTTATCAAGAAACTTATTATCAGGACCGGTTCCTGAAGAACTCTTCAGGAACTGTTTACTTCTTAGATCACTTTCCTTATCAGGAAATAACCTTGAAGGTCCAATTCCTAGCTCACTTTCCAATTGCAAAACCCTAAACCATCTTAATCTTTCCAACAACCGTTTTTCGGGTAATCCAGTGTTCGAATCCGGTATTTGGACATTGATCCGGATCCGAACACTGGATCTTTCTCACAATTGGCTGTCCGGAGCCATACCCAATGGTGTGTTTGCTTTACATGATCTAAAACAACTTGCTTTAAATGGGAACCAGTTTTCAGCAACGTTGCCTTCTGATATTGGTTTGTGCCCACATTTAAAAACCCTAGATTTAAGCAACAATCTTTTCATAGAAACAGTTCCTGAATCTTTTCATGCTCTTTCTTCACTAAGTTTTCTAAATCTAGCCAATAACAAGTTGACCGGTGAGTTCCCTCAGTGGATAGGAAGCTTGACTAGCTTGGAATATTTGGACTTTTCTGGCAATGGTTTGACCGGAATCCTACCGGAATCTATTGGTGGATTAACATCTTTAACTTACCTAAGTCTTTCTGATAATAGTTTAAGTGGTACCATTCCATTGTCATTAGATTTGTCCACTAAACTATCAGTGATTTCATTAAGTGGGAATAAGTTCAATGGTAGCATTCCGGATGGTTTATTCGATCTCGGGTTCGAACAAATTGACTTTTCAAGGAACGAACTCACAGGTTCCATCCCTCCAGGTTCGAGTAAACTTTTTGAGTCTCTTCAGTCACTAGATCTATCCGAAAACCACCTTACCGGGGATATCCCTGCTGAAATTGGGCTGAACTCTAAGTTAAGATACTTGAACTTATCATGGAATAATTTTCAAACAAGAATGCCTCCAGAGTTTGGTTACTTTCAAAACCTAACGGTGTTAGATCTCCGAAATGGCGCGTTTCAAGGGTCCATACCAAAGGAGCTTTGCGATTCGGGTAGCCTCGGAATCCTTCAGCTTGATGGAAATTCTTTCACAGGATCAATACCTGATGAGATTGGAAACTGTTCTTCCCTCTACTTGCT GAGCATCTCGCACAACAATTTGAGTGGCACCATTCCAAGATCAATGTCACAACTAAAAAAACTGAAGATCCTAAAGCTAGAATACAACCAACTCTCCGGCGAGATACCACCTGAGCTCGGTGAACTTGAAAACCTTCTGGCCGTAAACGTATCATACAACAGGCTCCAAGGAACACTTCCATCTGGTGGCATATTCCAAAGCTTAGAACCAAGTTCCTTGGTGGGCAATTTGGGTATTTGCTCACCACTCCTGAAAGGACCATGCAAGTTGAACGTACCAAAGCCTATTGTTGTTAATCCACTTCCACATGAAAATCAAAATGGAAGACATAGTGGAGATGATGAAAGTGATGTACCTTCAAACAGCATGCAACGACATCATTTTCTTAGCGTATCCGCGGTTATCGCCATACTAGCAGCTGTGATGATCTCTATTGGAGTTCTGGTAATAAGCTTGCTCAACATCTCGGCTAGGAGACGCCTCACGTTTGTTGATAATGCGCTTGAGAGTTGCTCGAGTTCATCGCGATCCGGAGCTAGTTTATCCATGGGGAAACTCGTTTGGTTTGATTCAAAAACTAATCCTAATATTTCTTGCATGGAAAACCCTGAATCTtttttgagaaaggagaatgaAATCGGTAGCGGGGTGTTTGGGACGGTCTACAAAGCTTCGATAGGTAATGGAGATCGCAAtgttgtcacgatcaagaatcttGTTGTGTCGAATATGATTCAGTATCCTGAAGATTTTGATAGGGAGGTTCGGGTTTTAGGAAAATTAAGACATCCAAACCTTGTGTCACTAAAAGGGTACTACTGGACTCCAAAATTACAGCTTTTAGTGACTGATTATGTACCAAATGGTAGCTTACAATCCAAACTCCATGAAAGATCACCTTCAAGTCCACCTCTTTCATGGCTAAATAGGTTCAAGATTCTTCAAGGAACCGCAAAAGGACTTGCTCATTTACACCATTCCTTTTGTCCTCCAATTGTTCACTACAACATCAAACCGAACAACATTCTTCTCGGCGAAAACTTGAACCCGAAGATCTCAGATTTTGGGTTGACACGAGTTCTATCAAAACTAGACAAACATGTCATGAGCAACCGCTTTCAAAGCGCGCTAGGATACGTGGCTCCAGAGATGGCTTGCCAGAGCTTAAGGGTGAACGAGAAATGCGATGTTTACGGGTTTGGGGTCTTGATTTTGGAGATAGTGACAGGGAAGCGACCTATCGAATACGGGGAAGATAATGTGTTGATACTTAATGAACAAGTGAAGGTTATGTTGGAAGAAGGGAATGTGTTGGAGTGTGTTGATGAGAGTATGGGAGAGTATCCGGAAGAAGAAGTGTTGCCAGTTCTTAAATTGGCATTGGTGTGTACTTCTCAGATTCCTTCAAGCAGGCCATCAATGGCAGAAGTTGTTCAGATATTACAAGTTATCAAGACACCAGTTCCTTGTAGGATGGAATCGTATTAG
- the LOC110932026 gene encoding uncharacterized protein LOC110932026 yields the protein MSSSSSSSDGVLVDMVTAMAQEAINYLQEAESSASRTRQPPIERNRLAAHERLVQDYFCETPVYDDDQFKRRFRMSRRLFVKISNDLAGESPFFTRRVSASGKVGFSGLQKCTVAIRQLAYGTSSDAWDEYLRMSSRMCRESLENFCEDGVAPDTSFYANDVQYKYGYYLTDGIYPEWATLVKSPSCPDDEKRLYFKKKQESARKDIERAFGVLKKRWSIITQPSKILEKSKMRNVIYTCIILHNMILEDSGRAFCGESYDESIQPTNPILTYAEKEDIRAKIRARHTHQNLRADLTEHLWFYLNKEDSAQTASSGFIF from the exons ATGTCTTCTTCGAGCTCGTCATCCGACGGTGTTCTTGTTGATATGGTTACCGCCATGGCGCAGGAGGCGATTAATTATTTGCAAGAAGCCGAATCCTCTGCATCGCGTACCAGACAACCGCCTATTGAACGAAATCGGTTAGCTGCTCATGAACGTCTAGTGCAAGATTATTTTTGTGAAACTCCCGTGTACGATGATGATCAGTTTAAGCGTAGGTTTCGTATGAGCCGACGACTATTCGTTAAAATTTCCAATGATCTTGCGGGTGAATCCCCTTTTTTCACGCGTAGGGTAAGTGCAAGTGGCAAGGTTGGTTTCTCTGGACTACAAAAGTGTACGGTAGCAATTAGGCAACTAGCGTACGGCACATCGAGTGATGCGTGGGATGAGTATTTAAGGATGTCGTCAAGAATGTGTCGTGAGTCTCTTGAAAATTTTTGTGAAG ACGGTGTTGCACCAGATACTTCATTCTATGCAAACGACGTGCAGTATAAATATGGCTATTATCTCACAGACGGTATTTATCCCGAGTGGGCGACGTTGGTAAAAAGTCCCTCGTGTCCAGATGACGAAAAAAGATTGTATTTCAAGAAAAAACAAGAGTCAGCAAGAAAAGATATCGAGCGGGCTTTCGGTGTGTTAAAGAAAAGATGGTCTATCATCACCCAGCCTTCGAAGATACTTGAAAAAAGTAAAATGAGAAACGTTATCTATACGTGTATCATTTTGCATAACATGATATTGGAGGACTCTGGTAGAGCATTTTGTGGAGAAAGCTATGATGAAAGTATCCAACCGACAAACCCAATACTAACATACGCTGAGAAAGAAGATATCCGAGCAAAGATACGGGCTAGGCACACACACCAAAACCTTCGAGCCGATCTGACAGAGCACCTATGGTTTTATCTGAACAAGGAGGACTCGGCACAGACGGCGAGTAgtggttttattttttaa